TTCTGTACAAGACTCTTTAACATCCTTGACACGGTCTCTCTGGAACAGCCGCAAGAGCTCGCTATTTCAACCTGTGCAGGCCCTTTTTCTATAACCATGTAATCCTTTACCCTGACCCCTGATTTTTCACCAACATCTATAAGGTATTTCAAGATCCTGTTTTCAACACTAAGAAAGGCAAGCCCTTTTATCCTTTCGTCTGCAGCCCTCAGTCTCCTTGATAAAGTCCTCAAAATGCTCACTGTAATCGGTGGATTTTCCATAAGCAGTTTAATAAAGTCATTCCTTTTTATTACCAGAAATTCAGAATCCTCAATCGTTATAACATTCGCAGACCTTGGTAACTCATCAATAAGAGAAAGCTCGCCAAAAAAGGCACCTTTTCCAATAATGTCTAAAATATACTCCTTACCACTCTCATCATATAGGGAAACCTTCACATTCCCTTTCAAGACAACGTATAAAGAATCTCCCTTCTCGCCCTCCTGAAATACTAAGTGGCCCTTCTGGTAGTCCTTTATATACAATATTCTTGAAATTACCTCTAATTCATCATCCTTTAATGTGGAAAAAAGGTTAACGTTTTTTATATTCTCTATATATCTTTTCATAACCACTCACCTATTATTTTAATTATCTAATATATCTTTTATATCTTTCAGGGCAGCCATTATTTTATCGCCAGGTATACCGCCCTGTGCTATTTGCGCTCCTCCACCACCCTTCCCCGCATATCTATCTGTTAACCTTTTGATAATTTTGCCTGCATTATACAAATTTTGCAAGTCCCGGCTAACCGCCACGACAATCATGCCTTTTGCATCTTCCCTCGAGCCCACCATAGCAATACAACTCTTCACTTTATTCCTTATAATGTCTGTAACCTTTCTTAAATCTTCAGTCTTTGCATCTGGCACATACATGGAGACAACCTTTGCCCCATTTTTCTCGTATGCACCTTTGATCGTCTCATCAACCTTATAAAATATTATCTCCTCTTTTAATCTTTCTATCTCTTTTCCCTTTGCCTCCAATTCTCCAATGATTCCTTCTACCCTTTCCTGAACCCTGTCTACCTCTGTGTTTGATGCTTTTGAAATCGCATTTATAATACCCTCTATCTTTCTCTTATAAAGAACAGCTCCTTTCCCTGTAACAGCCTCTATCCTTCTCACCCCGTAAGCAAGGGAGCCTTCACTCACGATATAGAAACTGCCTATTTCGCCTGTATTTCTTACATGGGTTCCACCGCAGAGCTCTGTACTGAAATCCCCTATTTTAAGGACCCTTACCCTGTCTCCATATTTTTCCTCAAATAGTGCTATTGCCCCTTCCTTCAGGGCATCATCTCTGCTTTTTTCTTCAGTAACTACATCAAAACATTCCAGAATCTTTTCATTCACTATGTCTTCAACCTTTGTAATCTCTACATCATTTAGGCCCTGGAAATGGGTAAAATCAAACCTTAATCGATCCTTTTCTACAAGGGAACCAGACTGCTTTACGTGTTCTCCTAACACCTTCCGGAGGGCAAAATGGAGTAAATGTGTGGCGGTATGGTTTCTCGATACACCCTTTCTTCTATCCTTATCAACAATCAGATGGGCCTTCTCCCCCCTTTTTAAAATGCCTCCCTCAACCTTCACCCTGTGGGAAAATAGGTCCTCCTTCACCTTCACCACTTCAATAACCCTCGCCTTTCCAGAAAGAGTGGTTGCGAAACCTTCATCACCTACCTGACCACCGCTTTCTGCATAAAACGGTGTATTGTCAAAAAAAAGCTCACCTTCCTCCCCCTCCTTTATCGCCTCCACAATGCGTTCATTCTTTACCAGGCTGAGTATAGTTGCGTTCGATGCAAGCATTTGGTATCCAACAAAAACATTTTTTATACCACCCCTTACTACGGCTACATGGCCTTCACCCCATGCTTCACCCTTAATCTTTGAGGCAGTCCGTGACCTCACCTTCTGGTCTTTTAATGCATTTTCAAAACCATTTACATCCACAAAAATGCCATCCTCCTCTGCCATCTCCATAGTAATATCGAGAGGAAACCCATATGTATCATACAGCTTATACACAAGGTCACCTGGTATTTTGTTTTCCCCTTTTGATTTTATTTCTTTTTCTATCTCCTCATATAACCTCATCCCTATGTTCAAGGTCTCTACAAATCTCTCTTCTTCACCTTTTATCACACGGACTATGTATGGATGATTATTTTTAACATCAGGGTAAACATCCTCCATCACATCAACAACGGTTTTGGATAAATCATACAGAAATTCCTTTTCAATACCTATTTTCTTACCGTATCTCAAAGCCCTTCTTATTATCCTTCTTAAGACATAACCTCTCCCCTCTTTTGAAGGTAAAACACCGTCGTTTATTATAAAGGTCGCGCCCCTCACGTGATCTACTATTACCCTCATAGCAATATCTATCTTTTTATCTTCTCCGTATATGCATCGAGAAACATCCTCTAACCTCCTTAAGATCGGGCTAAAGAGGTCAGTTCCATAATTGCCTATCTTTCCCTGCGATAGAGAGGCAACCCTTTCAAGCCCCATGCCAGTATCTATGGAAGGACGCGGTAACTTCTTCATCTGTCCATCTCTTGTCCTCTCAAACTCCATAAATACAAGATTCCATAGCTCCAGGAATCTATCGCAATCACAGCCGACTTTGCATGTGGATAATCCACAACCTACGCCTTCCCCCAGATCATAAATGATTTCAGAACATGGGCCACATGGTCCCTCATCTCCCATAGACCAAAAATTGTCTTTTTCGCCAAGTTTTACAATCCTATCCTCTTTGATACCTATGCTTCTCCATATGGCCTCTGCATCCACATCATCTTTGTAAACTGTTATCCACATTTTACTCTTATCCAGCATGAGGACATCCGTCAGAAACTCCCATGCATAGGCTATGGCCTCTTTTTTGAAATAATTCCCGAAAGAAAAGTTGCCAAGCATCTCAAAAAATGTATGATGCCTGAGGGTCTTTCCAATGTTTTCAAGATCATTATGCTTGCCCCCTGCCCTCAAACACTTCTGACATGATGCTGCCCTCACATAATCCCTTTTTTCAATTCCAAGAAACACATTCTTGAACTGTACCATCCCTGCATTGACAAAAAGCAATGTGGGGTCCTTTTCAGGTACCAGAGAAGAACTTGGTACTACTGTATGGTCGTAACTGGAAAAGAAATCTAAAAATTTCTTCCTTATCTCACGTGATGTCACTACTCTGCCTTCTTTGACCTGTAATCTGCAAGTATTTTAGCTTCAATCTCTTTTGCAATTTCCTCATGTTTTTTAAGAAAGTCTTTCGCATTCTCCCTTCCCTGGCCTATCCTCGTTTCACCATAGGAATACCATGTGCCCGTCTTTTCTATTATTCCCATATCTGCTCCTAAATCTACTAAGTCCCCCTCTTTTGAGATGCCTTCACCAAATATTATATCAAACTCTGCCTCCTTAAAGGGTGGTGCAAGTTTGTTCTTCACCACCTTAACCCTCGTCCTGTTTCCAACTACTTCCTGTCCATCTTTAATCGATGCCACCCTCCTTATGTCAAGCCTGACAGAAGCGTAGAACTTCAACGCATTTCCACCTGTTGTGGTCTCCGGATTTCCAAACATCACCCCTATCTTATACCTGATCTGATTGATAAATATTACTGTAGTCATCGACTTGCTAATTGCTGCGGTAAGTTTTCTCAGTGCCTGCGACATGAGCCGTGCCTGTAATCCCATGTGGGCATCACCCATGTCTCCCTCAATCTCAGCCCTTGGAACGAGTGCTGCCACAGAATCTATAACAACAATATCCACCGCACTGCTTCTCACGAGAATCTCGGTAATCTCAAGGGCCTGCTCGCCTGTATCAGGTTGAGAGATTAGTAAGTCATCTGTGTTAATACCAATTCTCCGTGCATATTTTACGTCCAGTGCATGTTCCGCATCGATAAAGGAAGCTACTCCACCCTGTTTTTGGATTTCACTGACAATCTCTAATGCCAGTGTTGTCTTGCCGGATGCCTCTGGACCAAAAATCTCCACCACCCTGCCCCTTGGTAAACCACCTATCCCGAGGGCAAGGTCCAGGGCAAGAGAGCCTGTTGATACTACGGGAACTTCCTCCAACGGCCCCTCACCCAATTTCATAATTGAACCCTTCCCAAAGAGCCTTTCGATTTGAGTTACTGCCATGTCTATAGCCTTTGTCTTGCTATTATCCTCTTTCGCCATCTTTACCTCCAAGTTTAATCTCCCACACAGGGGTATATATTGCTCCTTCCTTTGTAAGCGTGCTTTTAAAAAGCACAAGCTTCTCTATAATGAATGTTTTCTCTTCCATTTCAATGATATCTCTATCCAGTAAAGGCATCGGTATCTTTCTTCTCCCAAGGGTAATATGCGGTGAGAACTCCCTTCTTTCCTTTTCAATACCCAGCGTTGAAAGACCCCTTTCTATATCATTGAATATCATTTTTATATTGTCAACCCCCTTTTCTAATGTTATCACAATAACCCTTGCCCTCCTTTTGTCCGGAAAGGCACTAAGCCCTTTTGTTGTCGCAACAAAAGGGCTATATTTCTTTTCAAGCATTGAGACGGCCTCTTTTATCTTCCAGGCCCTTGCCTCTTCAATTTCAACAAAAAACTTGAGTGTAATGTGTTGTCCCTCCTCATTTACCCATTTCACCCCGTCAACCTTCGTTGCCATAGTTTTTATGATGGTTTTAAGATATTGCTTAATATCGTCGGGAATCTCAATCGCTAAAAATGCCCTCATTTTACCCTGCCCTCTAAGTAATCAAGGACGAATGTTAACGCTGCATCAGAAGTCTGCTTCTTTATCTCCTGTCTGTCACCGTTGAATAAAAAATACCGCACAAAAGTTCCAACGCTACATGAGATACCAATATAAACCGTTCCGACAGGTTTTTCAATCGTACCTCCAGTGGGTCCTGCAATACCGGTCACGGAGAGACCTATATCCACGCCGGTTGCCTTTTTTGCCCCTTCCGCCATCAGCCGTGCCGTATCGAGGCTCACAGCCCCTTTTTTAGCAATGATCTCTTCTGGAACACCGAGAAAGAGTGTCTTTGAACGGTTGCTGTATGTTATGAAGCCCGCCTCAAAGTAGTCCGATGCACCGCTTATATTCGTAATCCTGTTTGCTATAAGTCCGCCGGTACAGGATTCGGCAATGGCAATCTTCAGGCCTCTTTCCTTCAGTAGTTTGCCTATTTGCTCCTCCAATACCATAATAAGACTCCATTAAAGGATGGCCGAGCCTTCAGACTGCTGTAAATATTCTCAGTGCAAGGTATCCCAGCCATATAAAACAGTTTGCAAATAAACCGGCAAGGACATCATCGGCAACGACGCCATAACCCCTTTTCAAACGCTCAATGCGCTTTATCGGATACGGCTTTATTATATCAAAAATCCTGAAGAGTATGAAACCGCTAATAATATTTAAAAGGGTTGGCTTGTGCCCTGCCATTGCAATAAACATCCCTGCAAGCTCATCAATAACTATATACGACGGGTCTTCGCCGTCATATTTGAGAAAATTTATACAGATAATTGAGCATACGGCAAAGGCACAGACAAAAAACAGATTGCCGCTCATTGTAGAAAAAGGGAATAAATATATAATGATACATCCGAAGATTGATGCGTATGTCCCCGGCGCTCCGGGCAGATACCCCATAAAACCACAGGTAACGATAAAAAGGAGACATCTGTTTGCCAATCTGGATATCACTGGTCTATCGTTCACAGTTCTCAATTTATTGTCCTGTCCCACACATAGCCTGACGGACATGTATATTTATTATAACACGCAATCCATGCCGGAAGCCATTTTTTCCATCAGTCGGTTCGAAATTCTTACCCTTTTTACTGATGTGAAGAACAAACAGCGTTCCGGCATCTTCAACAAAAAAGCCCTCGAAGGTTTGCCTTCGAGGGCTTGAATCTGCTGATTTGTATCTTACTGTCTACCCTTTACAATCTCATCAACAATTGAAGGATCGGCAAGTGTCGTGGTATCGCCATGGTCAATATCACCTGATGCGACCTTTCTTAAGATTCTTCTCATGATTTTGCCTGACCTTGTCTTTGGAAGTCCAGGCGGAAACTGGATCTTGCCAGGAGATGCGATTGGTCCAATCTCCTTTCTCACGTGAGCAACAAGCTGTTTTTTAAGGTCATCGCTTCCTGTAAGGCCAACTTTAAGTATTACGTATGCGTAAAGGTCTTCACCCTTAATGTCGTGCGGGAATCCAACTACTGCTGCTTCTGCAACTGCTGGATGGGAAACAAGTGCGCTTTCAACCTCTGCAGTACCAATCCTGTGACCGGATACGTTCACAACGTCGTCAACACGGCCCATCAACCAGTAATAGCCATCCTCATCCTTCCTTGCACCGTCACCTGCCATATAGAAGTTAGAACTGACCCTTACTTTCCCTGAACCAGCTTGGTTATTTCCACGACAATTTCAGGATTTGCCAGTGTCATAACATCGCCTACATCTGTGTTGTTAGAAATGGCGCCAAGTACGCGACGCATAATCTTTCCTGACCTGGTCTTGGGCATGTCAGACACGATCCAGACCTTTCTCGGCCTTGCAATCGCTCCGATTTCCGTAACTACCGCATTTTGAATCTTCTTGGCAAGCTCATCGCTTGGAGTATATCCAGGTTTTAAGGCAACATACAGATCAGGCTCTTTTCCTTTCACTTCGTGTTTCACCGGAACAACGGCTGCCTCTGCTACCTCTGCAACGGTCA
The Pseudomonadota bacterium genome window above contains:
- a CDS encoding Crp/Fnr family transcriptional regulator is translated as MKRYIENIKNVNLFSTLKDDELEVISRILYIKDYQKGHLVFQEGEKGDSLYVVLKGNVKVSLYDESGKEYILDIIGKGAFFGELSLIDELPRSANVITIEDSEFLVIKRNDFIKLLMENPPITVSILRTLSRRLRAADERIKGLAFLSVENRILKYLIDVGEKSGVRVKDYMVIEKGPAQVEIASSCGCSRETVSRMLKSLVQKGLVNVRKRQYTLLHPVYSSF
- the alaS gene encoding alanine--tRNA ligase; the encoded protein is MTSREIRKKFLDFFSSYDHTVVPSSSLVPEKDPTLLFVNAGMVQFKNVFLGIEKRDYVRAASCQKCLRAGGKHNDLENIGKTLRHHTFFEMLGNFSFGNYFKKEAIAYAWEFLTDVLMLDKSKMWITVYKDDVDAEAIWRSIGIKEDRIVKLGEKDNFWSMGDEGPCGPCSEIIYDLGEGVGCGLSTCKVGCDCDRFLELWNLVFMEFERTRDGQMKKLPRPSIDTGMGLERVASLSQGKIGNYGTDLFSPILRRLEDVSRCIYGEDKKIDIAMRVIVDHVRGATFIINDGVLPSKEGRGYVLRRIIRRALRYGKKIGIEKEFLYDLSKTVVDVMEDVYPDVKNNHPYIVRVIKGEEERFVETLNIGMRLYEEIEKEIKSKGENKIPGDLVYKLYDTYGFPLDITMEMAEEDGIFVDVNGFENALKDQKVRSRTASKIKGEAWGEGHVAVVRGGIKNVFVGYQMLASNATILSLVKNERIVEAIKEGEEGELFFDNTPFYAESGGQVGDEGFATTLSGKARVIEVVKVKEDLFSHRVKVEGGILKRGEKAHLIVDKDRRKGVSRNHTATHLLHFALRKVLGEHVKQSGSLVEKDRLRFDFTHFQGLNDVEITKVEDIVNEKILECFDVVTEEKSRDDALKEGAIALFEEKYGDRVRVLKIGDFSTELCGGTHVRNTGEIGSFYIVSEGSLAYGVRRIEAVTGKGAVLYKRKIEGIINAISKASNTEVDRVQERVEGIIGELEAKGKEIERLKEEIIFYKVDETIKGAYEKNGAKVVSMYVPDAKTEDLRKVTDIIRNKVKSCIAMVGSREDAKGMIVVAVSRDLQNLYNAGKIIKRLTDRYAGKGGGGAQIAQGGIPGDKIMAALKDIKDILDN
- the recA gene encoding recombinase RecA, whose amino-acid sequence is MAKEDNSKTKAIDMAVTQIERLFGKGSIMKLGEGPLEEVPVVSTGSLALDLALGIGGLPRGRVVEIFGPEASGKTTLALEIVSEIQKQGGVASFIDAEHALDVKYARRIGINTDDLLISQPDTGEQALEITEILVRSSAVDIVVIDSVAALVPRAEIEGDMGDAHMGLQARLMSQALRKLTAAISKSMTTVIFINQIRYKIGVMFGNPETTTGGNALKFYASVRLDIRRVASIKDGQEVVGNRTRVKVVKNKLAPPFKEAEFDIIFGEGISKEGDLVDLGADMGIIEKTGTWYSYGETRIGQGRENAKDFLKKHEEIAKEIEAKILADYRSKKAE
- the thpR gene encoding RNA 2',3'-cyclic phosphodiesterase, which produces MRAFLAIEIPDDIKQYLKTIIKTMATKVDGVKWVNEEGQHITLKFFVEIEEARAWKIKEAVSMLEKKYSPFVATTKGLSAFPDKRRARVIVITLEKGVDNIKMIFNDIERGLSTLGIEKERREFSPHITLGRRKIPMPLLDRDIIEMEEKTFIIEKLVLFKSTLTKEGAIYTPVWEIKLGGKDGERG
- a CDS encoding CinA family protein gives rise to the protein MVLEEQIGKLLKERGLKIAIAESCTGGLIANRITNISGASDYFEAGFITYSNRSKTLFLGVPEEIIAKKGAVSLDTARLMAEGAKKATGVDIGLSVTGIAGPTGGTIEKPVGTVYIGISCSVGTFVRYFLFNGDRQEIKKQTSDAALTFVLDYLEGRVK
- a CDS encoding phosphatidylglycerophosphatase A, with the translated sequence MGYLPGAPGTYASIFGCIIIYLFPFSTMSGNLFFVCAFAVCSIICINFLKYDGEDPSYIVIDELAGMFIAMAGHKPTLLNIISGFILFRIFDIIKPYPIKRIERLKRGYGVVADDVLAGLFANCFIWLGYLALRIFTAV
- a CDS encoding AMP-binding protein — its product is PIVYDNDGNVVPDGSGKAGNICIQNPWPGSFQTIWRDRDRYVREYYEKYCKDPNSKRWQDWPYLTGDAAVVAADGYARILGRIDDVINVSGHRLGTKEIESAALTVAEVAEAAVVPVKHEVKGKEPDLYVALKPGYTPSDELAKKIQNAVVTEIGAIARPRKVWIVSDMPKTRSGKIMRRVLGAISNNTDVGDVMTLANPEIVVEITKLVQGK